The following are encoded in a window of Prochlorococcus marinus CUG1417 genomic DNA:
- a CDS encoding non-canonical purine NTP pyrophosphatase — translation MNLPVLTIASGNQSKVSEISEMLNVLSLKVQKQPEYLNVEETGNTYFENALLKAKAAALDTKTWALADDSGLEVDILDGRPGIYSARYAKNNAEKIKKLINELADSPYRSARFISCMVLCDPSGNLVKDTTGICWGEILNNPKYPNGEFESIFWVKEANSVYGELSQSQLSKLGSRGKAAKIMSPYLKKEIGLN, via the coding sequence TTGAATCTTCCAGTCCTAACTATTGCTAGTGGCAACCAAAGCAAAGTTTCTGAAATCTCGGAAATGCTTAATGTTTTGTCTTTAAAGGTTCAGAAGCAACCAGAGTATTTAAATGTCGAAGAGACTGGAAACACATATTTTGAGAATGCACTTTTAAAAGCAAAAGCAGCTGCTTTAGATACAAAAACTTGGGCATTAGCTGACGATTCAGGGCTTGAAGTGGATATCTTAGATGGACGACCAGGTATATATTCTGCTCGATATGCCAAAAACAACGCTGAAAAAATTAAAAAATTAATTAATGAACTTGCTGATAGTCCTTACAGGAGCGCAAGATTTATAAGTTGTATGGTTTTATGTGATCCCTCAGGAAACTTAGTTAAGGATACAACTGGAATATGCTGGGGAGAAATTCTTAATAACCCAAAATATCCAAATGGGGAGTTCGAATCTATTTTTTGGGTAAAAGAAGCTAACTCTGTTTATGGAGAGCTCTCACAATCACAACTAAGTAAGTTAGGAAGCAGGGGTAAAGCTGCCAAAATTATGTCACCTTACCTCAAAAAAGAAATTGGCTTAAATTAA
- a CDS encoding BMC domain-containing protein — translation MATETMGIALGMIETRGLVPAIEAADAMTKAAEVRLIGREFVGGGYVTVLVRGETGAVNAAVRAGADACERVGDGLVAAHIIARPHREVEPALGNGEFLGQKD, via the coding sequence ATGGCTACAGAAACAATGGGTATCGCTCTCGGCATGATCGAGACACGCGGACTTGTACCTGCAATCGAAGCAGCAGACGCAATGACAAAGGCTGCAGAAGTTCGCCTTATTGGTCGTGAATTCGTTGGTGGCGGTTATGTCACAGTATTAGTTAGAGGCGAAACAGGAGCAGTTAACGCAGCTGTAAGAGCTGGTGCTGATGCTTGTGAAAGAGTTGGTGACGGCTTAGTTGCAGCTCACATTATTGCTCGTCCTCATAGAGAAGTTGAACCTGCTCTAGGTAATGGTGAATTTCTTGGTCAAAAGGACTAA
- a CDS encoding SDR family oxidoreductase — protein MKSPKKLNNLKLAFITGATKGIGKSTAITFANAGWDLILLSRSMDLMEKLKSELLTTKSKINLVKCDLSNALEIEHCVKEAIEKYGCPSVLINNAGCAFNSPLVEMELGQWEQTIQINLTSVFQICSSIIPQMRKNGGLVINVSSHASYNAFPQWGAYCVSKSALAMFTKCLREEERSNSIRACTITLGSVNTPLWDSESINSDFDRTSMLSSKEVSETILYMANKPQSQLIEDLTLMPSGGAF, from the coding sequence GTGAAATCCCCCAAAAAACTGAATAATTTGAAACTAGCTTTTATAACGGGTGCTACGAAAGGTATAGGTAAATCTACGGCAATTACTTTTGCCAATGCTGGCTGGGATTTAATTTTACTCTCCAGGAGTATGGATTTAATGGAGAAACTAAAGAGCGAACTGTTGACCACAAAATCAAAAATTAACCTCGTAAAATGTGATTTATCTAATGCCCTAGAAATAGAGCATTGTGTTAAAGAGGCAATTGAAAAATATGGATGCCCTTCAGTACTGATAAATAATGCCGGTTGCGCATTTAATAGCCCCTTAGTCGAAATGGAATTAGGTCAATGGGAACAAACTATTCAAATAAACCTGACAAGTGTTTTTCAAATTTGTAGTTCAATAATTCCTCAAATGAGAAAAAATGGCGGTTTAGTTATTAATGTTAGTAGTCATGCCTCTTATAATGCATTCCCCCAATGGGGAGCTTATTGTGTTTCAAAATCTGCATTAGCTATGTTTACTAAATGTTTGAGGGAGGAGGAGAGATCTAATTCAATAAGAGCCTGCACCATAACTCTTGGTTCAGTCAATACTCCTCTTTGGGACTCTGAATCAATCAATTCTGATTTTGATAGAACTTCTATGCTCTCCTCAAAAGAGGTATCAGAAACTATTCTCTACATGGCTAATAAACCTCAATCACAGTTGATTGAAGACTTGACTTTGATGCCTTCTGGCGGAGCCTTTTAA
- a CDS encoding protochlorophyllide reductase codes for MSKNIKGLVLITGTTSGVGLNTLKPLLRFGWEVIAVNRSNKRAIKIAEQSLTKDEVKNVHFIEIDLSNLDDVRKGCNEILGRFKKPINSLICNAAVYKPRLKRPERSPQGYENSMAVNHFGHFLMINLLIENILSSEREIFLNGKSIVFKPRITVLGTVTANYSELGGRIPIPAPADLGDLSGFKNGFLSPISMANGKKFKPGKAYKDSKLCNMVTVQELSKRYPAEKIIVNSLYPGCVADTKLFRDTPWLFRFLFPIFQKFITKGYVSQRLAGERVAQVATYKEFAKPSVHWSWGNRQKTGRKAFSQRLSKRIIDTKTSQQTYDLTSQLVGLD; via the coding sequence GTGAGTAAGAACATTAAGGGTTTAGTCCTAATAACAGGAACAACTTCAGGAGTTGGATTAAATACTCTAAAACCTCTATTAAGATTTGGATGGGAGGTTATAGCTGTTAATCGATCAAATAAAAGAGCTATAAAAATAGCTGAGCAATCCTTGACAAAAGACGAAGTTAAAAATGTTCACTTTATAGAAATAGATCTTTCTAACTTGGATGACGTGAGAAAAGGTTGCAATGAAATATTAGGAAGATTTAAAAAGCCAATAAATTCTCTGATTTGTAATGCGGCAGTTTACAAACCGAGACTAAAGAGACCTGAAAGGTCTCCTCAGGGGTATGAAAACTCTATGGCAGTAAATCATTTTGGGCATTTTCTCATGATAAATCTTCTCATAGAAAATATTTTATCTTCTGAAAGAGAAATTTTTTTAAATGGCAAATCAATTGTATTTAAGCCAAGAATCACAGTCTTAGGGACAGTTACGGCTAATTATTCAGAACTTGGCGGAAGGATCCCAATCCCTGCCCCAGCTGATTTGGGAGATTTATCTGGATTCAAAAATGGTTTTTTATCTCCAATAAGTATGGCGAATGGAAAGAAATTCAAACCTGGTAAGGCTTATAAGGATAGTAAACTTTGCAATATGGTGACCGTTCAGGAATTATCAAAAAGATATCCTGCTGAGAAGATTATTGTAAATTCTCTATATCCTGGCTGTGTTGCTGATACAAAACTTTTTAGAGATACACCTTGGTTATTTAGATTCCTTTTCCCTATATTTCAAAAATTCATAACAAAAGGATATGTTTCACAAAGATTGGCAGGAGAGAGGGTCGCTCAGGTGGCAACTTATAAAGAATTTGCTAAACCATCAGTCCATTGGAGCTGGGGAAATCGTCAAAAAACTGGTAGAAAAGCTTTTTCTCAAAGGTTGTCAAAAAGAATAATTGATACGAAGACCTCTCAACAAACTTATGATCTAACAAGCCAATTGGTTGGATTAGATTGA
- the psaM gene encoding photosystem I reaction center subunit XII, with protein sequence MEPTQTINLIALSLIVVMHAGVLALRLGISLGRS encoded by the coding sequence ATGGAGCCAACTCAAACAATAAATCTTATTGCATTAAGCCTCATAGTTGTTATGCATGCAGGAGTTTTAGCATTAAGACTAGGAATTAGTTTAGGTAGGAGTTAA
- a CDS encoding site-2 protease family protein, whose translation MRSWQIFKIWGIPFKVHPYWFVIFFLFSWSISNQVNLTSGDIYSIKDSWVIGFLTSFFLLSSIIFHEVFHTFVSLNQGVKIKKITFYFLGAILQIDKHCQTALGNIKIAIVRPLLCFATASILLLISNNSVSQEQIAVNVISRVGIFNLFLGFLNLIPIGSLDGGNLLKSIIWHFTGSKNKGRNFLNKVNLLLSFFVLFIGIVSLFRFNFYFGFILSFLGLFGVNSSKSESQFFKIENIVKFNKVSDIKLKPLRKIEYDSNFSQFNTLIKNKKDVSDKYFFVTNNGRWTGFVDENILKTVSLKKWERNLVGDFKKPIDNFESVSYNEKLWRTIERLEETNEGFLLVLNAVDIPLGIIDRSKIGTFVLHKLGFNLPSEIVNKLNFKNHYPLGIELPRIINSMKQKGDL comes from the coding sequence TTGAGAAGTTGGCAAATTTTTAAAATATGGGGAATTCCCTTTAAAGTTCATCCTTATTGGTTTGTTATTTTCTTTTTATTCTCATGGAGTATAAGTAATCAGGTTAATTTAACTTCAGGTGATATTTATAGTATTAAAGATTCTTGGGTTATAGGATTTTTAACTTCTTTTTTCTTATTATCTTCAATTATTTTTCATGAAGTTTTTCATACTTTTGTTTCACTTAATCAGGGTGTAAAAATAAAAAAAATTACTTTTTATTTTCTAGGGGCAATTTTACAAATAGATAAGCATTGTCAAACTGCTTTAGGTAATATAAAAATTGCAATTGTTAGACCTCTTTTATGCTTCGCTACAGCGTCTATCCTACTTTTAATTAGTAATAACAGTGTATCTCAAGAACAAATAGCAGTAAATGTAATTTCTAGAGTAGGTATATTTAATTTGTTCTTAGGTTTCTTAAATTTGATTCCAATTGGTTCTTTAGATGGGGGGAATTTATTAAAAAGTATTATTTGGCATTTCACAGGGAGTAAAAATAAAGGAAGAAATTTCCTCAATAAAGTAAATTTATTGTTATCTTTTTTTGTTTTATTTATTGGGATAGTTTCTTTATTTAGATTTAACTTTTACTTTGGCTTTATTCTCTCTTTTTTGGGCTTGTTTGGAGTTAATTCTTCAAAATCTGAAAGTCAATTTTTTAAAATTGAAAACATAGTTAAATTTAATAAAGTTTCTGATATCAAATTGAAGCCTTTGAGGAAAATTGAATACGATTCAAACTTCTCACAATTTAATACATTAATAAAAAATAAAAAGGATGTATCGGATAAATATTTTTTTGTTACGAATAATGGTAGATGGACGGGTTTTGTTGACGAGAATATTTTAAAAACTGTTTCCTTAAAAAAATGGGAAAGGAACTTGGTAGGGGATTTCAAGAAACCAATCGATAATTTTGAAAGTGTATCTTATAACGAGAAATTATGGCGAACTATAGAAAGACTTGAAGAAACAAATGAAGGTTTTTTATTGGTTCTGAATGCTGTAGATATCCCTTTGGGGATAATTGATAGGTCAAAAATTGGAACCTTTGTATTGCATAAATTAGGTTTTAATTTGCCTTCAGAGATTGTTAACAAACTAAACTTTAAAAATCATTATCCCTTAGGAATTGAATTGCCAAGAATAATTAATTCAATGAAGCAGAAAGGAGATCTTTAA
- a CDS encoding ferredoxin:protochlorophyllide reductase (ATP-dependent) subunit N, which translates to MSKVEFNKETGPREVFCGLTSIVWLHRRMPDAFFLVVGSRTCAHLIQSAAGVMIFAEPRFGTAILEEKDLAGLADAHEELDRVVNDLIARRPEIKTLFLVGSCPSEVIKLDLATVAEKLNKRFSGQVRFVNYSGSGIETTFTQGEDGALKALIPLMETSDKEKLLLVGTLANNVEDRFKKIFRNLGISNIESFPPRQSTELPKIGKNTKVLLTQPYLSDTVRDLKHRGCEIISAPFPLGIEGSTEWFLAAAKAFKISELKVHEIILPLINRAKLALESHKEILKGKRLFLLPESQLEISLARFLHNECEMDLIEVGTPYLNKDLMKEEINLLPDNTKIVEGQHVEKQLDRVRESNPDLVVCGMGLANPLEAEGISTKWSIEMVFSPIHGIDQAADLAGLFSKPLRRNQILTSKTLVTH; encoded by the coding sequence ATGAGTAAAGTTGAATTTAATAAGGAAACTGGGCCCAGGGAAGTTTTTTGTGGATTAACTTCAATAGTTTGGCTCCACAGAAGAATGCCGGATGCATTTTTTCTAGTTGTAGGCTCAAGGACTTGTGCTCATTTAATTCAAAGCGCTGCTGGAGTTATGATTTTTGCTGAACCAAGATTTGGGACGGCTATTCTTGAAGAAAAAGATCTTGCTGGTCTTGCTGACGCACATGAAGAATTAGATCGAGTGGTAAATGATCTTATTGCGAGAAGACCAGAAATCAAAACTCTTTTTCTAGTTGGATCTTGTCCAAGTGAGGTAATCAAATTAGATCTTGCAACTGTCGCAGAGAAATTAAATAAAAGATTTTCAGGTCAAGTTAGATTCGTTAATTACTCTGGCAGTGGAATAGAAACAACTTTTACCCAAGGAGAGGATGGCGCCTTAAAAGCTTTAATTCCATTGATGGAGACATCAGATAAGGAGAAATTATTATTAGTTGGAACTCTTGCAAATAATGTAGAGGATAGGTTTAAAAAGATTTTTAGAAATTTAGGAATTTCAAATATCGAGAGCTTCCCACCACGGCAATCAACAGAATTACCAAAGATTGGCAAAAATACAAAAGTTTTATTAACTCAGCCTTATTTAAGTGATACCGTTCGAGACCTAAAACATCGTGGCTGTGAAATAATTTCGGCTCCATTTCCTCTTGGTATCGAAGGAAGTACTGAATGGTTTTTAGCTGCAGCGAAAGCTTTCAAAATTAGTGAACTTAAAGTTCATGAAATTATTTTGCCTTTAATTAATAGAGCAAAACTTGCTCTTGAATCTCACAAAGAAATACTTAAGGGGAAAAGATTATTTCTTCTTCCCGAATCGCAACTGGAGATATCTTTGGCAAGATTTTTACATAATGAATGCGAAATGGATCTTATAGAGGTAGGCACTCCTTACCTAAATAAAGATTTAATGAAAGAGGAAATTAATTTATTACCTGATAATACAAAAATTGTCGAAGGGCAACATGTAGAAAAACAATTAGATCGAGTAAGGGAATCTAATCCAGACTTAGTAGTTTGTGGGATGGGTTTAGCTAACCCACTTGAGGCCGAAGGAATTAGTACTAAATGGTCTATAGAAATGGTATTTAGTCCAATTCATGGAATTGATCAAGCCGCAGATTTGGCAGGTCTCTTCTCCAAACCTTTGAGAAGAAATCAAATACTAACTTCAAAAACTTTAGTAACGCATTAA
- the folE gene encoding GTP cyclohydrolase I translates to MTSTLPNDNIRNFDDQITNKLISEIIRDRIKNSGKRFSANDNISEFINPGELEILEKEVASRVKDLLNSLVIDVENDHNTQETAERVSKMYLNEVFKGRYHEQPKVTSFPNDKNLDEIYTVGPISVRSACSHHLVPILGECWIGIKPGNKVIGLSKFARVADWVFSRPHIQEEAVMILADEIEKLCEPKGLGIIVKAQHYCMKWRGVKEPNTSMINSVVRGDFRHDLSLKQEFFELVKQQSATNNY, encoded by the coding sequence ATGACCTCTACATTACCCAACGATAATATTAGAAACTTTGACGACCAGATTACTAATAAACTAATTTCTGAAATTATAAGAGATAGAATTAAGAATTCTGGGAAAAGATTTAGTGCTAATGATAATATTTCTGAATTTATAAATCCTGGTGAACTAGAAATTTTAGAAAAAGAAGTAGCTTCAAGAGTAAAAGACTTACTTAATTCCCTAGTAATAGATGTTGAAAATGATCATAATACTCAAGAAACTGCTGAAAGAGTTTCAAAAATGTATTTAAATGAAGTTTTCAAAGGCAGATATCATGAACAACCTAAAGTTACAAGTTTCCCTAATGACAAAAATCTTGATGAAATTTATACAGTTGGCCCAATTTCCGTCAGATCTGCATGTTCACATCACCTAGTTCCAATTCTTGGAGAGTGTTGGATAGGTATTAAACCTGGAAATAAAGTCATAGGACTTTCAAAATTTGCTAGGGTTGCTGATTGGGTTTTTTCAAGACCTCATATTCAGGAAGAAGCTGTAATGATCCTTGCAGATGAAATTGAAAAATTGTGTGAACCTAAAGGTCTAGGTATTATTGTGAAGGCCCAACATTATTGTATGAAGTGGAGGGGAGTCAAAGAACCAAATACCAGTATGATAAATTCTGTGGTAAGAGGTGATTTTAGACACGATTTAAGTTTAAAACAAGAATTTTTTGAGCTTGTAAAACAGCAGTCTGCTACTAATAATTACTAA
- a CDS encoding ferredoxin:protochlorophyllide reductase (ATP-dependent) subunit B yields the protein MELTLWTYEGPPHVGAMRIASSMKDIHYVLHAPQGDTYADLLFTMIERRGQRPPVTYTTFQARDLGGDTAELVKKNIKEAVERFKPKTLLVGESCTAELIQDQPGALAKGMGFDMPIVNLELPAYSKKENWGASETFYQLIRTLLKEKVSYSEKISPLRWKKLGRRPKVNILGPSLLGFRCRDDVIEIQRILSEQGIDTNVVAPLGASPDDIERLIDAEINICLYQEIAETSCEWLRRNFGMEFTNTIPIGIKNTIEFINEVHNKLDLPMTNKEELEHKSKLPWYSKSVDSNYLTGKRVFIFGDGTHAIAAAKIAKEELGFEVVGLGTYSREMARQVRATAKELNLEALITNNYLEVEDAMKKAAPELVLGTQMERHSAKRLGIPCSVISTPMHVQDVPARFSPQMGWEGANVIFDDWVHPLMMGLEEHLIDMFKHDFEFVDGHQSHLGHTATKTEDLVNSEDKEEKNSKEGIIWTESGRAELTKVPFFVRGKVKTNTEKYAISRGIPEISDETLYDAKAYFS from the coding sequence ATGGAATTAACTCTATGGACATATGAAGGGCCACCACATGTTGGTGCAATGAGAATTGCCTCTTCAATGAAAGATATACATTATGTTCTTCATGCCCCTCAAGGGGATACATATGCAGATCTTCTATTTACAATGATTGAGAGGAGGGGGCAAAGGCCTCCAGTGACTTATACAACTTTCCAGGCTAGGGACCTAGGAGGCGATACAGCTGAATTAGTTAAGAAAAACATTAAGGAAGCTGTAGAAAGATTTAAACCGAAAACTCTTTTAGTTGGGGAAAGTTGTACAGCAGAACTTATCCAAGATCAACCCGGTGCTCTTGCAAAAGGAATGGGATTTGATATGCCAATTGTTAATCTTGAATTACCTGCTTATAGCAAGAAAGAAAATTGGGGAGCATCAGAAACTTTTTATCAATTAATAAGAACTCTTTTAAAAGAGAAAGTAAGTTATTCAGAAAAAATAAGTCCTCTAAGGTGGAAGAAATTAGGTCGCAGACCAAAAGTAAATATACTTGGTCCTTCATTACTAGGATTTAGATGTAGGGATGATGTAATTGAAATTCAACGTATCCTTTCAGAACAAGGAATAGATACAAACGTAGTTGCTCCATTAGGTGCTAGTCCAGATGACATTGAAAGATTAATTGATGCTGAAATAAATATCTGTCTTTATCAAGAAATTGCTGAAACATCATGTGAATGGCTTAGACGGAACTTTGGAATGGAATTTACGAACACCATTCCAATTGGAATAAAAAATACAATTGAATTTATAAATGAAGTTCATAATAAGTTGGATCTCCCTATGACTAATAAAGAAGAATTAGAACACAAGTCAAAACTTCCTTGGTACTCAAAATCTGTTGACTCAAATTACTTAACTGGCAAAAGGGTTTTTATTTTTGGTGATGGAACACATGCAATCGCGGCCGCAAAAATTGCCAAAGAGGAATTGGGTTTTGAAGTAGTTGGTCTTGGGACATACAGTAGAGAGATGGCAAGACAAGTAAGAGCAACTGCAAAAGAACTAAATTTAGAAGCTCTAATTACTAATAATTATTTAGAAGTAGAAGACGCCATGAAAAAAGCAGCCCCTGAATTGGTTTTAGGTACTCAAATGGAAAGGCATAGTGCCAAGAGACTTGGCATTCCTTGTTCAGTAATAAGTACACCAATGCATGTTCAAGATGTTCCTGCAAGATTTAGCCCACAGATGGGCTGGGAAGGTGCAAATGTGATTTTTGATGACTGGGTGCATCCCCTAATGATGGGATTAGAAGAGCATCTTATTGATATGTTTAAACATGACTTTGAGTTTGTTGATGGTCATCAAAGCCATTTAGGACATACAGCCACAAAAACAGAAGATTTAGTAAATTCTGAGGATAAAGAAGAGAAAAATAGTAAGGAAGGAATTATCTGGACTGAATCTGGTAGAGCTGAATTAACAAAAGTTCCATTTTTTGTAAGAGGTAAAGTCAAAACTAATACCGAAAAATACGCAATCTCGAGGGGAATCCCAGAAATAAGTGATGAAACCCTTTACGACGCTAAAGCATATTTCAGTTAA
- the bchL gene encoding ferredoxin:protochlorophyllide reductase (ATP-dependent) iron-sulfur ATP-binding protein, which produces MTSTINRPLDGEGSVQVKQDPKINIEEGALVIAVYGKGGIGKSTTSSNLSAAFSKLGKKVLQIGCDPKHDSTFTLTHKMVPTVIDILEEVDFHSEELRPTDFMFEGFNGVMCVESGGPPAGTGCGGYVTGQTVKLLKEHHLLEDTDVVIFDVLGDVVCGGFAAPLQHANYCLIVTANDFDSIFAMNRIVSAIKAKAKNYKVRLGGVVANRSKDTDQIDKFNEKTGLKTMAHFKDVDAIRRSRLKKCTIFEMEPTEDVIEVQNEYLSLAKNMLENVEPLEGNPLKDREIFDLLGFD; this is translated from the coding sequence ATGACAAGTACTATAAATCGACCTCTTGATGGAGAAGGAAGTGTTCAAGTAAAGCAAGATCCAAAAATAAATATTGAAGAAGGAGCTTTAGTTATTGCCGTATATGGGAAGGGTGGTATCGGAAAATCAACTACATCATCAAACCTTTCTGCAGCATTCTCAAAACTAGGTAAAAAGGTTCTACAAATTGGATGTGATCCGAAACACGATAGCACTTTCACTTTGACGCACAAAATGGTTCCTACCGTTATCGATATTCTTGAAGAGGTAGATTTTCATAGCGAAGAATTGAGGCCAACCGATTTCATGTTTGAAGGTTTTAATGGCGTAATGTGTGTCGAAAGTGGAGGTCCTCCTGCTGGGACAGGGTGCGGGGGATATGTAACCGGTCAGACAGTTAAACTATTAAAAGAACATCATTTATTAGAAGATACTGACGTTGTTATTTTTGATGTCCTCGGGGATGTCGTTTGCGGGGGGTTTGCAGCTCCATTGCAACATGCAAATTACTGTCTAATTGTTACTGCTAATGACTTCGATTCAATATTTGCTATGAATAGAATAGTATCTGCAATCAAAGCAAAAGCAAAAAATTATAAAGTCAGATTAGGTGGGGTTGTCGCAAATAGATCAAAAGATACAGACCAAATTGATAAATTCAATGAAAAGACAGGTTTAAAAACTATGGCCCACTTTAAAGATGTCGATGCCATTAGAAGATCAAGACTAAAAAAATGCACCATTTTTGAAATGGAACCAACTGAAGATGTTATTGAAGTTCAAAATGAATATTTATCTCTTGCCAAAAATATGCTTGAAAACGTAGAACCTTTAGAAGGGAATCCACTTAAAGATAGAGAAATTTTTGATTTATTAGGATTTGATTAA
- a CDS encoding phosphoribosylanthranilate isomerase, with protein MPKSNTLIKICGLTSEEQALQVAKLGAHAIGIISVEESPRYISAEIKKNIFTTLEKLYPKIERVSVVQNCPIDLIIKNFLGNPSETIIQLHGDEDIDYCKKIREKIPNIGLWKAFRIKTEKDIDKIKPFEDYVDAILLDSWNRETYGGSGKKINSIYLKNLQFSKPWWLAGGISIEWIDEILTNFKPDGLDISSSIEISPGLKDIKKTEDLFKFLKRN; from the coding sequence ATGCCCAAGAGTAATACCTTAATTAAAATTTGTGGCCTAACTTCAGAAGAACAAGCTCTTCAAGTCGCAAAATTAGGAGCGCATGCTATTGGTATTATTTCAGTGGAGGAGTCGCCAAGATATATATCAGCTGAAATTAAGAAAAATATTTTTACAACCTTAGAAAAGTTGTATCCAAAAATCGAAAGGGTATCAGTTGTCCAAAATTGTCCAATAGATTTAATTATTAAAAATTTCTTAGGAAACCCAAGTGAAACTATCATTCAATTACATGGAGATGAAGATATTGATTATTGCAAAAAAATAAGGGAAAAAATTCCAAATATCGGTCTATGGAAGGCTTTCAGAATAAAAACGGAAAAGGACATAGATAAAATAAAACCTTTTGAGGATTACGTAGATGCGATACTGCTTGATTCTTGGAATAGAGAAACTTATGGAGGTTCAGGGAAAAAAATAAATTCTATTTATCTAAAGAATTTGCAATTTAGCAAACCGTGGTGGTTAGCCGGTGGAATATCAATTGAATGGATTGATGAAATCCTCACTAACTTCAAACCAGATGGATTAGATATTTCAAGTAGTATTGAAATATCACCAGGTTTAAAAGATATAAAAAAAACTGAGGATCTTTTTAAGTTTTTAAAAAGAAATTAG
- a CDS encoding lipoyl protein ligase domain-containing protein, which yields MKIIINKLTKLILEIENQALIFSTNNLPGFDQMALDLNSLDQTISNPEIILTLRFYYWTGDWLSIGYHQKEIPPHWETLLSNGEINIVRRPSGGGAVLHSGGITYALTFKKTYYKVLSYEMVNNWLIKSFRELGLNLQYGNLRKSSIKTNCFGTSLISDLVDQDGFKRIGSAQFRKKSAFLQHGEIQTNPSKDLWFKLFKEEAPPKVNLKLTNDEIVEHLRNSFLKNKSNINFKNIAFDYKK from the coding sequence TTGAAAATTATCATAAATAAACTTACAAAGTTAATTTTGGAAATAGAAAATCAAGCTTTAATTTTTTCGACAAATAATTTACCTGGATTTGATCAAATGGCTTTAGATTTAAATTCTTTAGATCAGACAATTTCGAATCCTGAAATAATTCTCACGTTAAGGTTCTACTATTGGACTGGGGATTGGCTTTCAATTGGCTATCACCAAAAGGAAATTCCCCCTCATTGGGAAACTTTATTATCAAATGGGGAAATTAATATTGTTAGGCGTCCCTCTGGAGGGGGTGCTGTTCTGCATTCCGGAGGCATAACATATGCATTAACTTTTAAAAAAACTTACTATAAAGTCTTAAGTTATGAAATGGTTAATAATTGGTTAATTAAAAGTTTTAGAGAGTTAGGTCTAAACTTGCAATATGGTAATTTACGAAAATCAAGCATTAAAACAAATTGTTTTGGAACTTCATTAATTTCTGATTTAGTTGATCAAGATGGGTTTAAGAGAATAGGTAGTGCCCAATTTCGTAAAAAAAGTGCATTCCTTCAACATGGAGAGATTCAAACAAACCCTTCAAAAGATTTGTGGTTCAAATTATTCAAAGAAGAAGCTCCACCAAAAGTTAATTTAAAACTAACAAATGATGAAATAGTTGAACATTTGAGAAATTCATTCCTGAAAAACAAATCAAATATAAATTTCAAAAATATTGCTTTTGATTATAAAAAATAA